GGGTCGTCGCACACGGTCCTGACGGCGATCACCAGCGCCGCGGCCAGCGCGGCGTCGGCGAGATCGGACAGGTGCTCGCCGACCGTGCTGAACTGCAGCACCGGCTCGTTCTCGACGGTCGGGGCCAGGTCCAGACCGGCCAGCACCATCAGCCGGTCACGGTAGAGCGTCTGCAGCGGCAGGCTGGCCAGTCGGGTGTCGGTGACCTCGTGCGCGGCGGCGACGAACTGCTCGGCCAACGCATCCCGGTCCGGCAGCCGCACCGCGCCCGCCAACAGCCGCCAGGACTGCGGGCGCGCGACGAGGTGATCACCGAGGGCGAGCGAACCGCCGAGCACCGCGAACAACCGCCCGCGCAGCGACTTGTCCTTCAGCAGCGCGGCGTTCAGCTCGTCCCAGTCGCTCTCAAGGGCGTCGGCGAGACGCACCATCGTGCGCAGCGCGGCATCGGCATCGGGCGCGCGCGAGAGCGACCACAACAACTCGACATGGTCGTCGGTGTTCCAGCCGAGCCGGTCCAGGTCCGCCCGGGCGGTCAGCTCGACCAGGCCCAGGCGCCCGACACCGGGCAGCTTGGGACGCTGTGTGACGGGTTTGGACACCCCCCCAAGCTACAGCGACAGGTAGTTCTTCAACTCGAACGGGGTGACGGTGCTGCGGTAGTTCTCCCACTCCGTGCGCTTGTTGCGCAGGAAGTAGTCGAACACGTGCTCCCCCAAGGCTTCCGCCACCAGCTCGGAGCTCTCCATCTCCTGCAGCGCCACGCCGAGGCTGCCCGGCAGCTCCTTGTAGCCCATGGCGCGCCGTTCCTCGGGCGTCAGGCTCCACACATTGTCCTCGGCCTGCGGACCGAGCACGTAGTTCTTCTCGACACCACGCAGGCCGGCGGCCAGCAGCACCGCGTACGTCAGGTACGGGTTGCAGGCCGAGTCCGGGCTACGCACCTCGATGCGCCGCGACGACGCCTTGCGCGGGGTGTACATCGGCACCCGCACCAGCGCCGAGCGGTTGGCCGCACCCCACGACGCCGCGGTCGGTGCCTCGCCGCCGTGCACCAGCCGCTTGTAGGAGTTCACCCACTGGTTGGTGACGGCACTGATCTCGCTGGCGTGCTCAAGGATGCCTGCGATGAACGACTTCGCGACATCGGAGAGCTGCAGCGGATCGTCGGGGCCGTGGAAAGCGTTGGTGTCACCCTCGAACAGGCTCATATGGGTGTGCATCGCCGAACCGGGATGCTCGGAGAACGGCTTGGGCATGAAGGAGGCCCGCACGCCATCGCTGAGGGCGACCTCTTTGACCAGATAGCGGAACGTCATCACGTTATCGGCCATGGAAAGCGCATCGGCGTAACGCAGGTCGATCTCCTGCTGGCCGGGCGCACCCTCGTGATGGCTGAATTCGACCGAGATGCCCATCTGCTCGAGGGCGTCGATGGCGTGGCGGCGGAAGTTGGGGGCCGAGTCGTGCACGGCCTGATCGAAATAGCCGCCGTTGTCGGCCGGTACCGGCGGGTCTTCGTCGTTGCCCGGCTTGAGCAGGAAGAACTCGATCTCCGGGTGCACATAGCAGGAAAAGCCGAGATCGCTGGCCTTGGCGAGCTGGCGGCGCAGCACGTGCCGCGAATCCGCCCACGACGGGGAACCGTCGGGCATGGTGATATCGCAGAACATCCGCGCCGAGTGATGCCTGCCCGCGCTGTCCGACCACGGCAGCACCTGGAAGGTGGACGGATCGGGGCGGGCGACCATATCGGCCTCCGACACCCGGGCGAAGCCCTCGATCGAGGAGCCGTCGAAGCCGATGCCCTCCTCGAAGGCGCCCTCGAGTTCGGCGGGCGCGATCGCCACCGACTTGAGGTAGCCGAGCACGTCGGTGAACCACAACCGGACGAAACGGATATCGCGTTCCTCCAGCGTGCGCAGCACGAATTCCTTCTGGCGGTCCATAGGCGAAGCCTAGGTACCGGCTGTTAAATCTGTGTTACGCGGCCGAGTCCGGTGGCGACGAATCGGCCGATTCAGCACCGCAACCCGGCCGGGGGCGGGGTCAGATCGGTCAGGAAGGCCAGCACCGAGGTGTCGACGCAGGCGTCGCCGTTGAACACCACCGTGTGTTGGCTGCCCTCGAAGGTCACCAACGGCGCCTGCAGCTGCGCGGCCAGGTTCACCCCGGCCTGGTACGGGGTCGCCGGATCACGCGTGGTGGACACGACGATGACCTTGCCCGGCCCCGGTGAGACGGCCGGGTGCGGCTCGCGGGTGGAGGACACCGGCCACAGCGCGCAGATATCGCGCGGCGCGTACCCGGTGAAGCTGCCGTACTCCAGGAAGGGTGCGGCCGCGCGGGTGCGTCGGTCGGCGTCCACCCACACCGCGGGGTCCGGCGAGAAGCGGGAATCGGCACAACGGATCGCGGTGAAGGCATCCTGCTGGCTGCTGTAGCGGCCATTCGCATCGCGACCCAGGTAGTTGTCGGCGAGCATCAGCAGGTCGCCGGCATCGGTGCCATGGGCCAGCCCCAGCAGACCGCTGGTCAGATAGGGCCAGTACCGCTTCGAGTAGAGCGCGTTGGCGGTGCCGGTGATCGCATCGGAGTAACTCAGCCCGCGCGGGTCGGAGGTGGCGCCCGGCCGCTGGACCAGCGGGTCGATCAGCGCGTGGTAGCGGCTGACGAAGGCGGCGGGGTCGGTGCCCAGCGGGCAGGCCGGCGAGCGGGCGCAGTCGGCGGCGTACTCGTCGAAGACACCCTGGAAACCGGCGAGCTGGGCGATGTTCCGCTCGATCGGCCCCACCGCCGGGTCCAGCGCACCGTCGAGCACCATGGCGCGCACCCGATCCGGGTAGCGCTCGGCGTAGGCGGTACCGAGCGCGGTGCCATAGGAGAAGCCGAGGTAGCTCAGTTGCTCCTCACCGAGGGCGGCGCGGACGGTGTCCATGTCGTCGGCGGCGGTATCGGTGCCCAGACCGGCGAGGAACGGCGCCCCCAGCTGGTCGAGACAGCGTTGACCGAACCAGCGGTAGACCTCTTCGGTGTGCGCGATCCCGGTCGGGCTGTAATCGACCATCGGCTCGCGCCGGTAGGCGTCGATATCGGCGTCGGAGCGGCAGCGCAGCTGCGGTGTGGAATAACCGATTCCACGCGGGTCGAAGCCTACGAGATCGAAGCGCCTGCCGATCTCGGTGTCGGCCAGGGCCGTCCCCATATCGGCGACGGTGTCCACCGCCGAGGCGCCAGGACCGCCGGGATTGACCATCAATATCCCGATCCGCTCCCCCGATGCGGGTACCCGGATGACCGCCAGCTGCGCCCCGTCGACGGCGACGGTGCCGCACTGCGCGGTGGCGATGACCGGCCGGTCACCCAGCAGCTGTGCGCAGCCGCCCCACGAGACGGCGGCCTGCGCCGGCACAACCAGCACGCCGGCCAGCAACAGTGGGGCCAGCAGCATCGCGAAAAGCCTGCCCGCCAGCCACATGCGGGCCATGCTCGCACGGGTCGGCGCGCCCGCTCGCCCGCGCACCGCCGCGGAGATCAGACGGTGACGTAGCCGTGACCTGTCGGCCGCCGGTCAGCAGCGGGTGCCCGGAGGCGGAACCTGGAGGTCGACAAGGTACTTGCTGGAGATGTCGTCGACGCACCGGTCGCCCTGGAACACCACGGTGTGCTGGGTGCCCTCGTAGGTCAACAGCGTTCCGCCGAGCTGGCGGGCCAGGTCGACGCCGGCCTGGTACGGCGTCGCCGGGTCGTTGGTGGTCGACACCACCAGGGTGGGCGGCATGTTCTGCACCCGCAGTTCGTGCTGCTCCGAGGTGGGCGGCACCGGCCAGAACGCGCAGGTTCCCATCGGCGCGTTACCGGTGAACTCGCCGTAGCTCAGGAACGGGGCGACCTCGCGGGACTTGCGGTCCTGTTCGATGACGACATCGCGATCCGTGATGGGGGGTTCGTCGACGCAGTTGACGGCGACCCGCACGTCGGTCGAATTGTTGTAGTGGCCGTCGGCGTCTCGACCCATGTAGAGGTCGGAGAGCGCGAGCATGGTGTCTCCGCGGCCGGCGCGCAGCTCGGTCAACGCATCGGTCAGATGGCGCCACAGGCTCGGCGAGTACAGCGGCAGGATGGTGCCGACCACCGCATCGCTGTAACCGAGCCCGCGCGGGTCGCGGGTCCGAGCCGGTGTGTCGACGAGTGGATCGACCAACGATTTGTACACCTCGGTGGCCTTGGCCGGATCGGTGCCCAGCGGGCAGTCCGGATCCTTGGCACAGTCGGCGGCGTAGTCGTCGAATGCGGTCTGGAAGGCCTTGGCCTGACGCAGATCGGCTTCCAGCTGATCGGCGTTGGGATCGACCGCGCCGTCGAGGATCATCGCGCGCACCTTGTCTCCACCGAACAGCTCGGCGTAGGTGGCGCCGATCCTGGTGCCGTAGGAGTACCCGAGGTAGGTCAGCTTCTCGTCACCGACAGCCTGTCGCATGGCGTCGAGATCCTTTGCCACACTTTGGGTTCCGATGTTGGCGAGGAACTCTTCGCCCATCTTGTCCACGCAGCGGTCCACGAAGGCCTTGGTCTCGGCCTCGATATGGGCCACACCCTCGTCGTCGTACTCGACCGTGGGGTCCGCACGTTGGCGATCATTGTCCTCATCTGAGTTGCACCACAGCGCCGGCCTGGAGGCGCCCACCCCGCGCGGGTCGAAGCCGACCAGGTCGAAGCGTTCCCGCACCGGCTGGGGCAGGCTGCTCACCAGCGAGGCGGCCGCCTTGACGCCGGATTCGCCGGGGCCGCCGGGATTGATGAACAGGGTGCCGATCTTGGTGCCGGTGGCCTTGATGCGCATCATCGCGATCTGGGCGACGTCACCATCGGGCTTGTCGTAGTCGACCGGCACGGACAGCAGCCCGCATTCGGCACCGGTGGGGATCTGCGACTCCCCCGCACCCGCCTCGCACGGCGCCCACTGCACGGGGGTGCCGGGCCGCGGCGCGGACAGCACGGCGCGACCCTCGACGGCGTTGCTGCATCCGGATACCAGCAGCAGTGTCATCGAGGCCGCGAGGATCCCGCGCGTGAGGTTCATGGCTGACCATGCTGCCATGCGCCGACATCACAGCAGGTGAGGGCGAGGTCAGGCGCGCGCCGCGGTGAGCAGGTCCCCCAATTCGACGGTGAAATCGTCGGCCATCTCCCACAGGTCGGGCAGCAGTTCGGGGCAGGAGACGATGCCGACGTCGAGCTTGCCGCGCAGCGACATCACGGTGATGTTGAGGCCCGAGCCGTGGAAGATCGGGCCCAGCGGATACATCGCGTTCACCTCGCAGCCCAGCAGGTAGAGCGGGACCTGCGGTCCCGGCACATTGGAGACCACCAGGTTGTGCACCGGCGCGGCGGCCGAGAGCTTGCTGCGGGCGTACACGCGCATGGCGATGCCGAACACCGCCGGGGCCGCGAACTGCGTCCAGTCCTGCAGCAGGGTGGCCCCGATGGCCGAGCTGTGTTGCTTGGCCACCGAATTCGCCTCGGCGATGACCCTGAGGCGCTCGACCGGATCGGCGATGTTGGTGTGCAGCGAGGAGAACATGCCCGAGACCTGATTACGGCCGGGCCGATCGGACTTGTCATGCACCGATACCGGGATCATGGCCACCAGCGAGGACTCCGGCAGCTCGTCACGGTCGAGCAGGTACCGGCGCAGGACCCCGGCGACCAGGGCCATCACCACGTCGTTGACCTTCACCCCGAAGCGGTCCTTGACGGTCTTGATATCTGCGAGGTCCAACTCGGCGAACGAAATGTTGCGGTGTCCGGTGACATTCGCGTTGAACGGGGTCTTGGGCGCGGCGAACGGGGCCGCCATGGTCAACCCCTTGGTGGCCCGGCGCGCGGTGTCGACGACGGTGGACACCGTCGAAGGCAGCACGTTCATCAGCTTCAACGGCCGGGTGACGAACCGAAATGCACCATTGATCGCGATCTCCAGCTCGGTCGCCGAGCCGGGGCCGTCCACCGGGTCCGGCGGCGGGGCGTCGGGCTCGGTGGTGCACAACGTCGACATCAGGTTGGCGCCGGTGACACCGTCGACCGCGGCGTGGTGCACCTTGGTCAACAGTGCCAGCCGCCCGCCGGAGTGCGCGTCGGTGCCCGCGACGTTCTCGATGACCCACATCTCCCACAGCGGACGGCTGCGGTCCAGCGGCAGAGAGGCAATGTGACCGCAGATCTCCGACAGCTCGGCGCGGCCGCCGGGTGCGGGCAGTCCGATCCGGTGCAGGTGGCGCAGCACGTCGAAATCGGGGTCATCGACCCACACCGGATGGTCGAGGTTGAGACGGCTGTCGGCGAGCTTCTCCCGGAACTCGGGCATCGCCTTGACCCGCATGGCCAGCTCGTCGCGCAACCGGTCGAAGGTGTAGCCGCCGGGCATCGTGGAGGTGTCCAGCTCGAGGATGGAACAGACGTGCAACGGCTGGGCTGCCGTCTCCAGATAGAGGAAGCTGGCGTCGAGCCCACTGAGTCGTTGCATGATGCCGATGGTAGGGCTGCCGGTGATCGGTGTGAGCAAATCCACTCGACCACGCTGTTCTCCCGATGCGCCCGAAGGTGGCAGACTTGTCGGCGTCAGAAGACCCGGGGACCCGAATGGGCCTCGAGGACTACCCGACAACCCACATCGAAGGACAAAGATGTCTGAACAGTCCGTTTATGGTGCCGGCAATACCCCCGTGAAGGTGCGCACGCACCACCTGCAGAAGTGGAAGGCCGAAGGCCACAAGTGGTCCATGCTGACCGCCTACGACTACTCCACCGCCCGGATCTTCGATGAGGCCGGCATCCCGGTGCTCCTGGTCGGCGATTCCGCTGCCAACGTGGTGTACGGCTACGACACCACCGTCCGCGTCACCATCGACGAACTGATCCCGTTGGTCAGTGCGGTCGTTCGCGGCGCCCAGCACGCGCTGGTGGTCGCCGACCTGCCCTTCGGCAGCTACGAGCGCAGCGTCGACCAGGCGCTGGAGACCGCGACCAGGTTCATGAAGGAGACCGGGGCGCACGCGGTGAAGCTGGAGGGCGGCGAGCGGGTCGCAGCGCAGATCGCCGCATTGACCCAGGCGGGCATCCCGGTGATCGCCCATATCGGGTTCACCCCGCAGAGCGTCAACGGCCTCGGTGGTTACCGGGTGCAGGGGCGCGGCGACAACGGTGACCAGACCATCCACGATGCGATCGCGGTGGCCGAGGCCGGTGCGGTGGCCGTGGTGCTGGAGATGGTCCCCGCCGAGCTCGCCACCCAGATCACCGGCAAGCTGACCATCCCGACCATCGGCATCGGCGCCGGTCCCAACTGCGACGCGCAGGTGCTGGTGTGGCAGGACATGGCCGGGCTCACCTCGGGTAAGACAGCGAAGTTCGTGAAGCGGTTCGCCGAGATCGGCACCGAGCTGGGACGTGCGGCTCGGCAGTACGCCGATGAGGTCGCCGGCGGGGTGTTCCCCGCCGACGAACACTCCTACTAGCCCTCGGCCTGTTCTCCGGCTCAGCCGAAGGCAGGCGCCCGTTTACCCACGAATGCCGCGACGCCTTCTCTGCCATCGGCGGAGGAGGCGTTCGTGGCGATATGGCGCGCCTCGTTCTCCAGCTGTGCCTCGTATCCGTTCGCGTAGCTGGACAGCAACAGCTGTTTGACCGCCGAGTTGGAACCACGGGCGCCCGTAGCGATCTGCTCGGCCAGCTCGGCCAACGTGTCGGGCAGTTCGGCGTCGGGAACGACGGTGGTGACCAGACCCCAGTCCAGCGCCTCGGCGGCCTTGACCACCCGGTTGGTGATCATCAGTTCCTGGGTGCGGCGCAGGCCGATGAGCCGCGGCAGCACGTAGCTGGCTCCACCGTCCGGGCTCAACCCGGCCTTGGTGTAGGCCATCGTGAACGATGCCGATTCGGCGGCCAGCACCAGATCACCGGAGACGCCGAGGGAGAAACCGGCTCCGGCGGCGACACCGTTGACCGCGGTGATCAGGACGGCGTCCATCCGGGCGAAGGTGGACATGGCCCGGTGCAGGTCGTTGGCCATGGATTTGACGAAGACGCCCGGGTCATCGGCGGCGGCCATGGCCTTCAGATCACCGCCCGCGCAGAAGAACCGGCCGGCGCCGGTCAGGGTGACCACCTTGGTGTCCGGGGTGTCGCAGAGCGTGGCGGCGGCGGCCAAGTCGCGCGTCATCTCCGCGTTCATGCCGTTGGCGGCGTCGGGCCGGTCCAGGACGATGGTGACGACGGACCCGTCCCTGGTGAACTTCAGCGTCTCGAAAGCGGTCATGGCGCACACCGTATTACCTGGCCACCGCCAGACGTCCCACCCGCCCCGGTTTCGGCCCGCTCCCGCGCCCGGTGGGTTGTTCGCCCGAATGTGGCACGCTGTTCACAACAAGCACCGGGTGCCACATCGAACAAGGGTGAACATGCCTGCCGACAAACCAAAGACGTCGCGCCACACCGAGGTTGAGCGCAAGTTCGACGTCGTCGAGAGCACGGTCTCGCCGTCGTTCGAGGGGCTCGCTCTGGTGTCCAGGGTTCAGCACCAGCCGACCCAACTGCTGGAGGCGGTGTACTACGACACACCGTCCCATGACCTGGCCGCCCACAAGATCACCCTGCGCCGCCGCACCGGGGGCACCGACGAGGGCTGGCATGTGAAGTTGCCCGCCGGGCCGGATGCGCGGACCGAGGTGCGGGCCCCGTTGGCAGACTCGGTGCCCGAGGACATCCGCGATGTGGTCGCCGCGATCGTGCGGGACCGTTCGCTGTCGGCCGTTGCGCGCATCACCACCAACCGGACGGTGTCGCTGTTGTTCGGCGCCGACGGCACGCCGCTGGCCGAGTTCTGCGATGACCAGGTCGACGCGGCGGCGTTGCGGCCCGACAGCGAGCCGCAGACCTGGCGGGAGTGGGAGCTGGAGCTGATCGGCCAGCCGCGCAAAGCCGCCGATCTGTTGGACCGACTGTCCAACCGGCTGTTGGACGCGGGCGCGGTACCGGCCGGGCACGGGTCGAAGCTGGCGCGCGTGTTGGCTACCGGTGAGCCGTCGACGGCCGGAGTCGAGACCTCCGATCCGGTGCGCCGGGCGGTGGCCGAGAACGTCGCCGAGCTGTTGGTGTGGGATCGGGCGGTGCGCGCCGACGCGTGGGATTCGGTGCACCAGATGCGCGTCACCACCCGCAAGATCCGGAGCCTGCTGGCCGACGAGTCGTTCGGGTTGCCCGAGGATTCCTGGATCCTCGACGAGCTGAAGCTACTGGCGGGCATCCTCGGGGTGGCCCGTGACGCCGAGGTGCTCGCCGAGAAGTACGAGAAGGCACTGGACTCGCTGGCCCCGGAGTTGGTGCGCGGTCCGGTGCGGGCTCGGCTGGTCGACGGTGCCAAGGCTCGCTATGCGGGTGGGTGGCGCCGGTCGTTGATGGCGATGCGCTCGGAGCGGTACTTCCGGCTGCTCGACGGTCTCGACGAGTTGGTGGCCGCGCCGTCGGAGACCACCGAGAAGTCCGGGTCGGAGTCGGCCGCGGCGAGCATGGCGGCGGCCTACAAGAAGGTGCAGAAGGCGGCGAAGGCTGCCGCCGACGATGGCACCGACGAGTCTCTGCACCGGATCCGCAAGCGTGCCAAGCGACTTCGTTATACCGCCTCGGCGATCGGTGACACCGCGGTGGAGGCCAAGGCCAAGACGATCCAGAGCCTGCTCGGCGACCACCAGGACAGCGTGGTGAGCCGGACCCATCTGCTGCACGAGGCCGACGCCGCGCATGCCGCCGGCGAGGACACCTTCACCTACGGCGTGCTGTACCAGAAGGAGGTCGAGGTGGCCCTTGAGGCCGAGGCCGGGATCGACGAGGCGTTGGCGTCGCTGAAGAAGGCCGTCAAGAAGTAGCGGGCGGACGAGCTGGCCTGTAAGCCGGATTCTGTACCGGCCTCCTGACGGAGGACCGATAGGCGACCATCCATCTGGACACACCGTCGCCGGGTGCCTCAAGCGGCCTACCCGCAAGCTCGGGCGAGCAGCCCTCGAACGCTCGCGCGACCGCAACCAGGTTGCGGCCTTCTTGGCCTTGCTTCGGGTGGGGTTTGCCTAGCCATCCCGGTCACCCGGGATGCTGGTGCGCTCTTACCGCACCGTTTCACCCTTACCGCCCTTGCGGGCGGCGGTCTGTTTTCTGTGGCACTTTCCCGCGGGTTGCCCCGGATTGCCGTTAGCAATCACCCTGCTCTGTGAAGTCCGGACTTTCCTCGAACCCCGGGTCGCCCCGTGGCCCGCGGCCGCCCGGCCAACTCGTCCGCGCGCGCAACGGTAGCACCACATCGCCGCTGGCCCAGCATCGTCGGGCGGCGGCGGTGAGCGGACGCCAGAGCTTTCCGCGTCAGAACGGCGGGTCGCCGTCGAGAGCGATAGCGGCTGCGTTGCGGGTGCGTTCGGCGTTGATGCGGTAGTCGCGGTCGTGTTGGCGGGTGCGTTGGCGTCGCGGGATGGCCGGTTCGCAGTTGCGCTCATCGATGAGGGTGATGTGTCGCGCTCGTGGGATCTCGACGTCAGATGTTCTGCGTGGGAACAGGACTGGCGCCAGTGGCATCGTCGCGTATCGGTGCCCGGACGGTGAGGCCCATTCGGTGGTGCCGTCGGGGTGAGCTTTCGGGGTCCAGCCAGTTTTCAGTGTTTTGAGCAGGTGGTGTTCGCGGCAGAGCGGTCGCAGATTGCCCGGATGGGTCGCCCCGGCCGGCCACGCGACGACATGGTCCAGATCGCAGCGTTGGGCGGGTTTTCCGCAGCCGGGGAAACAGCAGGTCATCGCGGTCATCCGGACGTAGGCCGCTAGCTTGGCCGAGGGGCGGTAGCGGGGTTCGGAGCCCAGGACTGTTGCGCTGCTCAGGGGCCGGACTTTGGCGCCGCCTGCGATGAGGTCGGCGAGTAGGTGGGCGGGGATGATCGCGCCGTCGAGGGTGATCCCGGCACTCAGGCCCGTTTTGGCGGCCGGGGCAGTAGGTGTCGAGGGCGCCGAGGGTGGCTGTGGCTCGGCCTCGGACGGCGTGGCCGCGGGTTTCTCGGGCGCTGCCGATCCGGTCCTCGGGTCCTGACTACCGCTGCCATCGGGCGTGGGCCCAGTATCTGGCTTTGCCCCGTGCCCGCTTTCGGGGTCTTGTCCGGTGAGGACGTAGATGGTGACCGCACCGGCGCGAGGGTCTTTCCCTGATCCTGCGCAGTCAGGGTTGCTGCAGAGGCAGGTGAGTCGGTCGGCTCCGGCCAGGACCGCGGCCAGGGCGTCGGCGCGGCGTTCGGCCACGGTCCGCGGATCCTCAGAACAAACACCATGGGCGAGGTCGTTGAGGCGGGTGTCGCTGATCGCGGCGTCGGTGGCACGCATCCGTCCCCAGAACGACACCACCCCGTCGGGATCGTCACGGTCACCGAAGTCGATATAGCGGTCTTTGGCCGCGACCTTGGACCGGATGACCGCGACCGGGTCGAATGTGTGCACCCAGTAGTCGACCGCCCGGATCAACGCGGTCTCAGAGAGCGTGCCGTATTGGTGGGCGGTGCCGGCGATCCCGGCATCGATCAACGCCAACGCCTCCTCATCGCAGACCAGCTGGGTGCGCCAGGTGATCGCGGCGATCACCTTCGCCGACACCGACCCTTGCGCGAACACCTCGGCGGTGCGGGGCAGCCGGTCACGCAGGGCCATCGCGATGCGCATCTGGGCACTGGCGGCCCGGGGTCCGAGAGTGCAGGCCGCAGTGATCTCGGCTTTGGCGAGTGCCCATCCGTCGATCAGCTTCAACGCCGACGATTCGTCTTCGTCCTCGCAGTGCCGTGCGGTGACTTCGGCGATCGCGGCCAGCCGCCGGGCCGCCGCGGCCGCCTCGGCGCGGGTGGCATCGGTGACCTCGGCGATGAGCGCCTCATCGCTCAACTCCGACAGCCCCGACAGTTCGAACATATGTTCTATACTACCCGCGCACCCCGGCGGGGCAAGGCCGATCGAGGCGCCTGTGGATAACCCTGTAACGCCTGCTCAAGGTGCGGAATGGGCGTTGATCGGCATGGGATCGGCGGTCTGTGCGATGAGTCGTTGACTCACCGAAAGTGCGCGCGTCAGCGCCGGCGCAACACCATCACATTGTCGGTCAAATGCCCCGGTTGCCCGTCCGGTCCCACGGCGTCGCGGGCCACCGCCTCGATGCGCACCCGCTCCCAGTCCTCGCCGAGCTCCAGGCCGGCCACCACCTCCTCGGCCGACGGGAACTGGACATGCTGATGGTTCGACCACGGTGGCGCATCGCCGTGATCGACGATCAGCAGCACCCCACCCGGCGCCACCGCCTCGGCCGCCCGCCGCAACACCCGCACCCGATCCATCGGCAGCTTCGAATGCAGGAACTGGGCCGACACCAGATCGAACTGCCCCTCGGGGAAGCTGACCTCCAGATCGTGATGCTGAAAGTCGATGTGGCTCAACAGCTCCCCCGCATCCTGCTGCGCCCGCTCCAGCGCGACCTCCGAGACATCGGTGGCCACCACCGACCAGCCGCGCGAGGCCAGCCAC
The sequence above is drawn from the Mycolicibacterium neoaurum VKM Ac-1815D genome and encodes:
- a CDS encoding HNH endonuclease signature motif containing protein; the encoded protein is MFELSGLSELSDEALIAEVTDATRAEAAAAARRLAAIAEVTARHCEDEDESSALKLIDGWALAKAEITAACTLGPRAASAQMRIAMALRDRLPRTAEVFAQGSVSAKVIAAITWRTQLVCDEEALALIDAGIAGTAHQYGTLSETALIRAVDYWVHTFDPVAVIRSKVAAKDRYIDFGDRDDPDGVVSFWGRMRATDAAISDTRLNDLAHGVCSEDPRTVAERRADALAAVLAGADRLTCLCSNPDCAGSGKDPRAGAVTIYVLTGQDPESGHGAKPDTGPTPDGSGSQDPRTGSAAPEKPAATPSEAEPQPPSAPSTPTAPAAKTGLSAGITLDGAIIPAHLLADLIAGGAKVRPLSSATVLGSEPRYRPSAKLAAYVRMTAMTCCFPGCGKPAQRCDLDHVVAWPAGATHPGNLRPLCREHHLLKTLKTGWTPKAHPDGTTEWASPSGHRYATMPLAPVLFPRRTSDVEIPRARHITLIDERNCEPAIPRRQRTRQHDRDYRINAERTRNAAAIALDGDPPF